Proteins encoded within one genomic window of Raineyella fluvialis:
- a CDS encoding ISL3 family transposase, whose amino-acid sequence MSQPTSPLSTPCLDEFCRLDRLGLTVVGQQVAPDHTVLVCHVVAPGDVCPACGQRGTARDMVTRRLAHVPFGWWPTILHVRVRRYRCSQCRKVWRQDLRPAASARAKLSRDAVTWALRALVIDRMSVARIAQALGVAWNTANKAVLAAGRQLLIADPARLGGVEVIGVDEHVWRHTRHGERYVTVIIDLTPIRDHTGPARLLDMVEGRSKKVFKAWLADQTAAFRARVEVVAMDGFTGFKTAAVEELPDAAEVMDPFHVVALAGDKLDQTRQRIQQATRGHRGRSGDPLYGIRRALRTSAGLLTDRQIARIGAVFADDAHVAVEATWGVYQRVIEAYRQPSRADGKQMMTALIASISHGVPKALGEVITLGRTLKRRRTDILAYFDHPGTSNGPTEAINGRLEHLRGTALGFRNLVHYRLRALLDTGGFRPRLHSLL is encoded by the coding sequence ATGTCCCAGCCTACGTCACCCCTGTCCACTCCTTGCCTGGACGAGTTCTGCCGCCTCGATCGTCTCGGCCTGACGGTGGTCGGCCAGCAGGTCGCTCCCGACCACACCGTTCTGGTCTGCCACGTCGTCGCGCCCGGTGACGTGTGTCCCGCGTGCGGGCAACGCGGGACTGCCCGCGACATGGTGACCCGCCGACTGGCGCATGTCCCGTTCGGCTGGTGGCCGACGATCCTGCACGTGCGGGTGCGCCGCTACCGGTGCTCGCAGTGCCGCAAGGTGTGGCGCCAGGACCTGCGGCCGGCCGCCTCGGCGCGGGCGAAGCTGTCGCGTGACGCGGTGACGTGGGCCTTGCGCGCGTTGGTGATCGATCGGATGTCGGTCGCCCGGATCGCCCAGGCGCTGGGCGTGGCGTGGAACACCGCGAACAAGGCCGTCCTCGCCGCAGGCCGCCAGCTGTTGATCGCCGACCCTGCCCGTCTGGGCGGGGTGGAGGTGATCGGGGTCGATGAGCACGTGTGGCGCCACACCCGCCACGGCGAGCGCTACGTCACGGTGATCATCGACCTGACCCCGATCCGTGACCACACGGGCCCGGCGCGCCTCCTCGACATGGTCGAGGGACGTTCGAAGAAGGTGTTCAAGGCCTGGCTCGCCGACCAGACCGCAGCGTTCCGCGCCCGGGTGGAGGTCGTCGCGATGGACGGGTTCACTGGCTTCAAGACCGCCGCTGTCGAGGAACTGCCCGACGCGGCGGAGGTGATGGACCCCTTCCACGTCGTCGCCCTCGCCGGAGACAAGCTCGACCAGACCAGACAGCGGATCCAGCAGGCCACCCGCGGGCATCGGGGCCGGTCGGGTGACCCGCTCTACGGCATCCGCCGGGCGTTGCGGACCAGCGCCGGCCTGCTCACCGACAGGCAGATTGCCCGGATCGGAGCGGTGTTCGCCGACGACGCCCACGTCGCCGTCGAGGCCACCTGGGGCGTCTACCAGCGGGTGATCGAGGCCTACCGACAGCCGTCACGGGCCGACGGCAAGCAGATGATGACAGCGCTGATCGCCTCGATCTCCCACGGGGTCCCGAAGGCGTTGGGTGAGGTGATCACGCTGGGACGGACACTGAAACGCCGCCGCACCGACATCTTGGCCTACTTCGACCATCCCGGCACCTCGAACGGGCCGACGGAGGCGATCAACGGCCGACTGGAACACCTACGCGGCACCGCCCTCGGCTTCCGGAACCTTGTCCACTACCGGCTACGAGCACTGCTCGACACCGGGGGCTTCAGACCCCGACTCCACTCTCTTTTGTGA
- a CDS encoding alanine--glyoxylate aminotransferase family protein — protein sequence MPHTEFSVVYTAHATHHAAPEFMEAFKLTLEIAQEAYRAGSATFVPGTGTGGMESVARQLAPGKRCLVVRNGLFSFRWSAILDAAQIAREVRVLKARQVEDAPTAPFAPPPVDEVVAAITEQRSEVVFVPQVETSAGMLLPDDYLTRVAEATHAVGGLLVVDAIAAGPLFVDMPTVGADVVISAPQKTWSGTPCGAMVMMTDAVKAGLAPTSSFALDLAYWTRVADSGRAMKVAYHATLPTDTIIANSRMMAAVRDLGFDTARARQWELGTRVRGGLADLGYPSVAAPGFESPSVVVVYADDALATGDTGGTGIRVSNGVPLQLGERPDYRAVRIGLFGLSKLTDVDGTARDLLGAFAALRRA from the coding sequence ATGCCGCACACCGAGTTCTCTGTCGTCTACACCGCGCACGCCACGCACCACGCGGCGCCAGAGTTCATGGAGGCATTCAAGCTGACGCTCGAGATCGCCCAGGAGGCGTACCGGGCCGGCTCGGCGACGTTCGTGCCGGGCACGGGCACCGGGGGCATGGAGTCAGTGGCGCGCCAACTCGCCCCTGGTAAGCGCTGCCTGGTCGTACGCAACGGGCTCTTCTCGTTCCGGTGGTCGGCGATCCTCGACGCGGCGCAGATCGCCCGCGAGGTGCGTGTCCTCAAGGCCCGCCAGGTCGAGGACGCTCCCACCGCCCCCTTCGCTCCGCCGCCGGTCGACGAGGTGGTCGCCGCGATCACCGAGCAGCGCTCCGAGGTCGTGTTCGTGCCCCAGGTCGAGACGTCGGCAGGCATGCTGCTTCCCGACGACTACCTCACCCGCGTCGCCGAGGCCACGCACGCGGTCGGCGGACTCCTGGTGGTGGACGCCATCGCCGCCGGCCCGCTGTTCGTCGACATGCCCACGGTCGGGGCCGACGTCGTCATCTCCGCCCCGCAGAAGACCTGGAGCGGAACGCCGTGCGGGGCCATGGTGATGATGACGGACGCAGTGAAGGCCGGGCTGGCGCCGACGAGTTCGTTCGCCCTCGACCTGGCCTACTGGACCCGCGTCGCCGACAGCGGCCGCGCGATGAAGGTCGCCTACCACGCGACATTGCCGACCGACACGATCATCGCCAACTCCCGCATGATGGCGGCGGTGCGCGACCTCGGCTTCGACACCGCCCGGGCGCGCCAGTGGGAGCTCGGCACCCGGGTGCGCGGCGGCCTTGCTGACCTCGGCTACCCGTCGGTCGCCGCCCCAGGCTTCGAGAGCCCGAGCGTCGTGGTGGTGTACGCCGACGACGCCTTGGCCACGGGCGACACCGGCGGTACTGGCATCCGGGTGTCGAACGGCGTCCCCCTGCAGCTCGGCGAGCGGCCGGACTATCGGGCCGTCCGGATCGGCCTGTTCGGGCTGTCGAAGCTCACCGACGTCGACGGCACCGCACGGGACCTGCTCGGCGCCTTCGCGGCCCTTCGTCGGGCCTGA
- a CDS encoding UvrD-helicase domain-containing protein: protein MEHERLARLIRTFMSHVKANSLSREALAARLSDKPSPRTRMFLQLYWQVHDRWEQDLRAADAIDFDDMLLQAADLLERDPGLSSHGLILVDEFQDTSQSRGRLVRALCQGPEKYLLAVGDDWQAINRFAGADITAMTQFEQMFGPAETLYLPTTFRNPQTIADIAGRFVSRNPAQIPKHVVAQRREASSQPDDLPPVTIIRVDAPEALRPAIERHLTYLAERAPRSTVDVLGRYRGDKTLLPSRRFSGLNVTFRTIHAAKGLEADYVILPNLTTGTYGFPSQIQDDPVLELVLAGDDGFPHSEERRLFYVALTRARRAVTIFTVAGAESPFVVELLDDPNVVVQDGARTPTRVRTCPGCGQGTLVLRTGPYGQFLGCSRFPACEHKVRLENGTATRGAPAPRS from the coding sequence ATGGAGCATGAACGTCTTGCACGGCTCATTCGCACCTTCATGTCCCATGTCAAGGCGAATTCGCTGAGCCGCGAGGCGCTCGCCGCGCGGCTCAGCGACAAGCCCAGTCCACGGACGCGGATGTTCCTCCAGCTCTACTGGCAGGTCCACGACCGCTGGGAGCAGGACCTCCGGGCGGCCGACGCCATCGACTTCGACGACATGCTCCTCCAAGCGGCCGATCTGCTCGAGCGAGACCCGGGACTGAGCAGCCATGGCCTGATCCTCGTCGACGAATTCCAGGACACCAGCCAGTCGCGGGGGCGACTCGTCCGAGCCCTGTGTCAGGGACCGGAGAAGTATCTCCTCGCTGTCGGGGACGATTGGCAGGCGATCAACCGCTTCGCCGGCGCTGACATCACCGCCATGACGCAGTTCGAGCAGATGTTCGGGCCCGCAGAAACCCTCTATCTGCCGACCACCTTCCGGAATCCGCAGACCATCGCGGACATTGCTGGCAGGTTCGTGAGCCGCAACCCGGCCCAGATCCCCAAGCACGTCGTCGCGCAGCGCCGGGAGGCCTCCTCGCAGCCCGACGACCTGCCGCCGGTCACTATCATCCGGGTCGATGCGCCCGAAGCACTGCGGCCAGCCATCGAGCGACATCTCACCTACCTGGCGGAAAGAGCGCCTCGGAGCACCGTCGACGTCCTCGGCCGCTACAGGGGTGACAAGACGCTTCTCCCCAGCCGTCGCTTCAGCGGCCTGAATGTCACCTTCCGGACCATCCATGCCGCGAAAGGGCTCGAGGCGGACTACGTCATCCTCCCGAACCTCACCACGGGAACCTACGGCTTCCCCAGCCAGATCCAGGATGACCCCGTCCTCGAACTCGTCCTCGCCGGCGATGACGGCTTCCCCCATTCGGAAGAGCGACGCCTCTTCTACGTCGCCCTGACACGGGCTCGCCGCGCCGTCACGATCTTCACCGTCGCCGGTGCCGAGTCACCCTTCGTCGTCGAGCTCCTCGACGATCCCAACGTCGTTGTGCAGGACGGCGCTCGTACGCCCACGAGGGTCCGGACCTGTCCTGGATGCGGCCAGGGCACTCTCGTCCTCCGCACCGGCCCCTACGGTCAGTTCCTCGGCTGCAGCCGCTTCCCCGCCTGCGAGCACAAAGTCAGACTCGAGAATGGGACGGCTACCAGAGGGGCGCCCGCACCCCGTTCGTGA
- a CDS encoding SIR2 family protein gives MLAREFAIGSHPWLLKLHGDVAHPATIVLTTEKYGCLEKPRERRVRRGY, from the coding sequence GTGCTCGCGAGGGAATTCGCCATCGGCAGCCACCCTTGGCTGCTCAAGCTGCACGGTGACGTTGCCCATCCGGCGACCATCGTCCTGACGACCGAGAAGTACGGGTGTCTGGAGAAACCCCGGGAGCGCAGGGTTCGGCGCGGTTACTGA
- a CDS encoding type II toxin-antitoxin system VapC family toxin produces the protein MSRWYLDTSAALKLVLAEQESEALIQAITSEHPTLVACYLLETEMRRAAHRTPELSQRQVTDLLDRIDLYEVTPTVFLQAGLLPGEHLRSLDALHLASAIGTGVDCLVTYDARMAEAARAAGLVVIAPGRDPDSPARGAGQ, from the coding sequence ATGAGCCGGTGGTACCTGGACACCTCGGCGGCCCTGAAGCTCGTCCTGGCCGAACAGGAATCGGAAGCCCTGATCCAGGCGATCACCTCCGAACACCCGACGCTGGTGGCCTGCTATCTACTGGAGACCGAGATGCGGCGGGCCGCACACCGCACCCCGGAACTCTCGCAGCGGCAGGTCACCGACCTCCTGGACCGCATCGACCTCTACGAGGTGACACCGACAGTGTTTCTCCAGGCCGGACTCCTCCCGGGTGAACACCTGCGTTCCTTGGATGCCCTGCACCTGGCGTCAGCGATCGGGACGGGCGTCGACTGTCTGGTGACGTACGACGCCCGGATGGCGGAGGCGGCTCGAGCAGCTGGGCTCGTGGTCATCGCCCCGGGACGGGATCCCGATAGCCCAGCACGCGGAGCAGGTCAGTAA
- a CDS encoding type II toxin-antitoxin system Phd/YefM family antitoxin, producing MRTISQREMRNESGRVLREVEQGEVFTVTRRGAPVARLVPYRDTATGYRPARRSPVFSVSELVHSSVSSDDILADLREER from the coding sequence ATGAGGACAATCAGCCAGCGCGAGATGCGGAACGAGAGCGGTCGGGTGCTGCGTGAGGTCGAACAGGGGGAGGTGTTCACGGTCACGCGCCGAGGCGCACCGGTCGCGCGCCTTGTCCCTTACCGGGACACCGCGACGGGATACCGGCCAGCTCGCCGGTCTCCGGTGTTCTCCGTGAGTGAACTCGTGCACTCCTCGGTGTCCTCGGACGACATCCTGGCGGACCTGCGCGAGGAACGATGA
- a CDS encoding lipocalin-like domain-containing protein — protein sequence MTESLRDQLIGAWKLVSHVERPVDGGADRYPMGEHPQGIILYTPDGYMSAQLMTPGRPAFASGDWFDATDEEVRAEAPARSTHSSSPPHIRCAPAA from the coding sequence ATGACCGAGTCATTGCGTGACCAGCTGATCGGTGCGTGGAAGCTCGTGTCCCACGTCGAGCGCCCCGTCGACGGCGGCGCCGACCGCTACCCGATGGGCGAGCATCCCCAGGGGATCATCCTGTACACCCCGGACGGCTACATGTCCGCCCAACTGATGACGCCCGGACGCCCCGCCTTCGCCTCCGGCGACTGGTTCGACGCCACCGACGAGGAGGTGCGGGCCGAAGCACCGGCCAGGTCGACACACTCAAGCTCTCCACCGCACATCCGATGCGCTCCGGCGGCGTGA
- a CDS encoding YihY/virulence factor BrkB family protein: MSSHEPVDTTPEASGAPAAGAKPGRPPRLEPSDWAYALKRALKEFSAASGIDLSAMLTHFTVLSLAPVLLAIFSVVSLILTSKAATLTSLVADLTTLYVPVDYQRPVADLVTMITGSASGSAIALTIAVATGLWSSFGYVTAFSRCMNTMYGREEGRGLLRHTGTMLLVSLAMLAGVVLILVSLALNQPIVSGLLGPIAEPLGLGRLLDFLLTTFLPVWAWAKWVVVLALMTTLVTLLYYFTPNVRRPRFTWISPGSVIAVLGIAVAGLLLWTYLTRFARYSLYGAIGAVIGLVFALWLVNTVLLVGAEVDAEVERARELVSGIAAEEHIQLPPRSTVRVAKMQESRDRLASTGRERRLSRTEQRVHRR, from the coding sequence GTGTCATCCCACGAGCCGGTCGACACGACTCCGGAGGCCTCCGGCGCGCCGGCGGCCGGCGCCAAGCCCGGTCGCCCGCCCAGGCTCGAACCTTCCGATTGGGCGTACGCGCTGAAGCGTGCCCTGAAGGAGTTCTCGGCGGCCAGCGGTATCGACCTGTCGGCCATGCTGACGCATTTCACCGTGCTCTCGCTGGCCCCCGTCCTGCTGGCGATCTTTTCCGTCGTCTCCCTGATCCTGACCAGCAAGGCCGCCACGCTGACCTCGCTGGTGGCGGACCTGACGACGCTCTACGTGCCGGTCGACTACCAGCGCCCGGTTGCGGACCTCGTCACCATGATCACGGGCTCGGCGAGCGGCAGCGCGATCGCCCTGACCATCGCCGTCGCCACCGGGCTGTGGTCCTCGTTCGGCTACGTCACGGCATTCTCCCGGTGCATGAACACCATGTATGGCCGCGAGGAGGGGCGTGGCCTGCTCCGGCACACCGGCACGATGCTGCTGGTCTCGCTGGCCATGCTGGCCGGCGTCGTCCTCATCCTCGTCTCGCTCGCCCTGAACCAACCCATCGTCTCCGGGCTGCTGGGTCCGATCGCCGAGCCGCTGGGGCTGGGCAGGCTGCTCGACTTCCTGCTGACGACCTTCCTGCCTGTCTGGGCCTGGGCGAAGTGGGTGGTCGTTCTCGCGCTGATGACCACGCTCGTGACCCTGCTCTACTACTTCACCCCCAACGTCCGGCGTCCGAGGTTCACCTGGATCAGTCCCGGCTCAGTGATCGCCGTCCTGGGCATAGCGGTCGCCGGCCTTCTGCTGTGGACCTACTTGACCCGGTTCGCCCGCTACAGCCTGTACGGCGCCATCGGCGCGGTGATCGGCTTGGTGTTCGCCCTCTGGCTGGTCAACACCGTGCTGCTGGTGGGCGCCGAGGTGGACGCAGAGGTGGAGCGCGCCCGCGAGCTGGTCAGCGGGATCGCAGCGGAGGAGCACATCCAACTGCCCCCACGAAGTACCGTCCGGGTCGCGAAGATGCAGGAGTCCCGAGATCGGCTGGCGTCGACAGGTCGCGAGCGGCGCCTCTCCCGCACTGAGCAACGGGTCCACCGACGGTAG
- a CDS encoding SRPBCC family protein: MSNFDVTVRRTIHAPADRVWATLTDPVLVSKWMLGTTVSSTWTKGASVTWTGEYQGKTYTDKGEVVEVEENKRLVHTHFSGLSGAEDKPENYHRLDWKLSGDGDTTTLTLVQSGAHSKEEADQFKQNWDAMLDGFRDTAQA, encoded by the coding sequence ATGAGCAATTTCGATGTCACGGTGAGGCGCACCATCCACGCGCCTGCCGACCGGGTCTGGGCCACTCTCACCGACCCCGTGCTGGTCTCGAAGTGGATGCTGGGGACCACCGTGTCGAGCACCTGGACGAAGGGTGCATCCGTCACCTGGACCGGTGAGTACCAAGGCAAGACGTACACCGACAAGGGCGAGGTGGTCGAGGTCGAGGAGAACAAGCGCCTTGTCCACACCCATTTCAGCGGCCTGTCCGGGGCCGAGGACAAGCCCGAGAACTACCACCGGTTGGATTGGAAGCTGTCCGGTGACGGCGACACCACGACGCTGACACTCGTCCAGTCCGGCGCTCACTCGAAGGAGGAGGCGGACCAGTTCAAGCAGAACTGGGACGCCATGCTGGACGGGTTCCGCGACACCGCGCAGGCTTGA
- a CDS encoding DUF2277 family protein, translating to MCRNIPQLHISEPPTTEDGVRAAAIRFVRKVSGALHHAPAVPLSSAAS from the coding sequence ATGTGCCGCAACATCCCCCAACTCCACATCTCCGAGCCGCCGACCACCGAGGACGGGGTGCGTGCCGCGGCCATCCGGTTCGTCCGGAAGGTCAGCGGGGCCCTCCATCACGCTCCGGCGGTTCCGCTCAGTTCTGCGGCGTCATGA
- a CDS encoding alpha/beta fold hydrolase: MSEISTRTLRVPGATLTYDVRGALPTTSRPPLLMIGQPMGAAGFATLASHFPERTVVTYDPRGLGRSTRDDGHTENDPVVQAEDLHALIGALGSGAVEVFASSGGAVTGLALVTAHPDDVATLVAHEPPLLTVLPDADRAFAAEQAFQQTYHAKGFGAGMTHFIAMSMWRGEFTDAYAAQPAPDPASFGMPADDDGRRDDPLLSGVSNPVTRYRPDINALRSAPTRLVIAAGVQSADTLTGRTAAALAEMLGLPLTIFPSHHGGFLGGEHGQGGEPEAFAAKLHEVLDTA; the protein is encoded by the coding sequence ATGTCAGAGATCTCGACGCGCACCCTGCGGGTGCCGGGCGCCACGCTCACCTACGACGTCCGCGGCGCGCTGCCGACGACCAGCCGCCCTCCGCTGCTGATGATCGGCCAACCGATGGGGGCCGCTGGGTTCGCCACCCTCGCGTCGCACTTCCCGGAGCGGACCGTGGTCACCTACGACCCGCGCGGCCTGGGACGCAGCACACGCGACGACGGGCACACGGAGAACGACCCCGTCGTACAGGCCGAAGATCTGCATGCCCTCATCGGCGCCCTCGGCTCGGGAGCGGTCGAGGTGTTCGCCAGCAGCGGCGGGGCGGTCACTGGTCTGGCCCTGGTCACTGCGCACCCCGACGATGTCGCCACCCTGGTCGCCCACGAGCCCCCGCTGCTGACCGTGCTCCCCGATGCCGACCGCGCCTTCGCGGCGGAGCAGGCGTTCCAGCAGACCTACCACGCCAAGGGCTTCGGCGCCGGCATGACGCACTTCATCGCGATGAGCATGTGGCGAGGCGAGTTCACCGACGCGTACGCCGCCCAGCCTGCTCCCGACCCCGCCTCGTTCGGCATGCCTGCCGACGACGACGGCCGGCGCGACGACCCGCTGCTGTCCGGTGTCTCCAACCCCGTGACCCGCTACCGGCCGGACATCAACGCCCTCCGATCGGCACCCACCCGCCTGGTCATCGCCGCCGGCGTCCAGTCCGCCGACACCCTGACCGGACGTACGGCGGCCGCCCTCGCCGAAATGCTGGGTCTACCGCTGACGATCTTCCCCAGCCACCACGGCGGATTCCTGGGCGGCGAGCACGGCCAGGGCGGGGAGCCCGAGGCCTTCGCCGCGAAACTTCACGAGGTCCTCGACACCGCCTGA
- a CDS encoding DUF2277 domain-containing protein, translating into MCRNIHQLHNFEPPATDDEVRAAAIQFVRKVSGSTKPSHANEEAFDRAVDEIAEATQRLLDALVTTAPPKNREVEAEKAKERGRQRFGIPA; encoded by the coding sequence ATGTGCCGCAACATCCACCAGCTCCACAACTTCGAGCCGCCGGCCACCGACGACGAGGTCCGGGCCGCGGCCATCCAGTTCGTCCGCAAGGTCAGCGGGTCGACGAAGCCCTCGCACGCCAATGAGGAAGCGTTCGACCGCGCCGTCGACGAGATCGCCGAGGCCACCCAACGGCTCCTCGATGCGCTGGTGACCACCGCGCCGCCGAAGAACCGTGAAGTCGAGGCCGAGAAGGCCAAGGAGCGGGGCCGCCAGCGTTTCGGCATCCCGGCCTGA
- a CDS encoding PEP/pyruvate-binding domain-containing protein — translation MSGQDAYVTPLADAGSIASAGGKGANLGELMRAGFPVPDGFVITTEAYDSFVADNDLTDRAAALAGTGDTAAIAALFDDATLPPELAAAITTAYAALGQGSVAVRSSATAEDLPGASFAGQQETYLNISGADEVLAAVRRCWASLWTPRAVAYRAHRSGDDQGPLSIAVVVQRLVPADVSGVLFTANPATGRRDETVITAAWGLGESVVGGRVEPDEYVVRNGADGADGADGPKVTVRVGDKQVMTVQTDAGSDEVATPTARRHEQTLTDGQSRELAALGTRVAEHFGVPQDIEWVLHDGTFQLVQARPITALPEPTGDVPSEWPVPRHGSLYFRASIVEQMPDPLSPLFADLVRTAVPRGLSSLLGELSPRVAELDVDFPTINGYAFYDYSRRAFGAMMSLSPALMRVIGEKGFVLNRWRDRELPRYRHAVAAWADRDPAALPAAELVRGAQELVDAGCLYYTTVQTIIPVASMAEMTWTGLYDRALRRPGDAAATDYLLGFDSTPMTVEKSLATLAAWCREDAALTAALLAPETDPLGTTPPAGIDADVWSQWRTRLDGHLAAYGHTTYNLDIMNPVPADDPTPVLQALRYQLGGTATDPFERQQRHADERERLTRELFRRLDPVRGALARRSLTSAQHWAPVREDALAAMGLAWPVIRLLVREAGRRLMEAGALAVPDDVFWLTLAELVDLGIRADAGETLPRRVEAIATRRATWRGQALATPPQYLPESRAMKAWESFLPAREQEEGPVLKGTTGSGGRVTGHARVLKGPADFASFVPGEILVASITTPAYTPLFAQAAAVVTDVGGVLSHGSIVAREFGIPAVLGTGAATKRIATGDLITVDGIAGHVLLEGASAPQPDTRRSRTPMVAATVAAIGVTVIGALVVRSRRQR, via the coding sequence ATGTCCGGACAGGATGCGTACGTCACTCCCCTCGCCGATGCCGGATCGATCGCCTCGGCCGGCGGCAAGGGGGCCAATCTGGGCGAACTGATGCGGGCCGGGTTTCCCGTCCCCGACGGGTTCGTCATCACCACCGAGGCGTACGACAGCTTCGTCGCCGACAACGACCTCACCGACCGCGCAGCTGCCCTCGCCGGGACGGGCGACACCGCCGCGATCGCCGCCCTGTTCGACGACGCCACGCTCCCGCCGGAGCTGGCCGCGGCGATCACCACCGCGTATGCCGCGCTCGGCCAAGGTTCAGTGGCCGTACGCTCCTCCGCCACCGCCGAGGACCTGCCCGGCGCGAGCTTCGCGGGCCAGCAGGAGACCTACCTCAACATCAGCGGCGCGGACGAGGTCCTGGCCGCGGTCCGCCGCTGTTGGGCGTCGCTGTGGACGCCGCGGGCAGTGGCCTACCGCGCCCACCGTTCCGGCGATGACCAGGGCCCGCTCAGCATCGCCGTCGTCGTCCAGCGACTCGTCCCGGCGGACGTGTCCGGTGTCCTGTTCACCGCCAACCCCGCCACCGGACGCCGCGACGAGACCGTCATCACCGCTGCCTGGGGGCTCGGCGAGTCGGTCGTCGGCGGACGCGTGGAGCCCGACGAGTACGTAGTCCGCAATGGCGCAGACGGCGCAGACGGCGCAGACGGCCCCAAGGTGACCGTCCGGGTCGGCGACAAGCAGGTGATGACCGTGCAGACCGACGCCGGTTCGGACGAGGTCGCCACCCCCACCGCACGTCGCCACGAACAGACCCTCACCGACGGCCAGTCGCGGGAGCTCGCCGCCCTGGGAACCCGAGTCGCCGAGCACTTCGGCGTTCCGCAGGACATCGAATGGGTGCTGCACGACGGGACCTTCCAGCTGGTGCAGGCCCGCCCGATCACCGCGCTGCCCGAACCGACCGGCGACGTGCCGAGCGAGTGGCCGGTCCCCCGCCACGGCAGCCTCTACTTCCGGGCGAGCATCGTCGAACAGATGCCCGACCCGCTCAGCCCGCTGTTCGCCGACCTCGTCCGGACCGCGGTCCCCCGGGGGCTCAGCAGCCTGCTCGGCGAACTGTCGCCGCGCGTCGCCGAACTCGACGTCGATTTCCCGACCATCAACGGGTACGCCTTCTACGACTACAGCCGCCGCGCCTTCGGGGCGATGATGTCGCTCAGCCCGGCGCTGATGCGGGTGATCGGTGAGAAGGGATTCGTCCTCAACCGGTGGCGCGATCGGGAGCTGCCGCGCTACCGGCACGCCGTCGCTGCCTGGGCCGACCGTGATCCGGCCGCCCTTCCCGCCGCCGAACTGGTCCGCGGCGCCCAGGAACTGGTCGACGCCGGCTGTCTGTACTACACGACGGTGCAGACCATCATTCCCGTCGCGTCCATGGCCGAGATGACCTGGACGGGCCTCTACGACCGCGCGCTGCGCCGTCCCGGCGACGCCGCCGCAACCGACTACCTGCTCGGCTTCGACTCCACCCCCATGACGGTGGAGAAGTCACTGGCCACGCTCGCCGCGTGGTGCCGTGAGGACGCCGCGCTCACGGCGGCACTGCTCGCCCCGGAGACGGATCCGCTGGGCACTACTCCCCCGGCCGGGATCGACGCCGACGTGTGGTCGCAGTGGCGTACGCGGCTGGACGGGCATCTGGCCGCGTACGGGCACACCACGTACAACCTCGACATCATGAACCCGGTCCCGGCCGACGACCCGACACCGGTCCTGCAGGCCCTGCGCTACCAGTTGGGCGGCACGGCGACGGACCCGTTCGAGCGCCAGCAGCGGCATGCGGACGAACGCGAACGCCTCACCCGGGAGCTGTTCCGACGCCTCGATCCGGTCCGTGGGGCCCTCGCTCGCCGCAGCCTGACCTCCGCCCAACACTGGGCACCGGTCCGGGAGGACGCGCTCGCCGCGATGGGGCTCGCCTGGCCGGTCATCCGGCTCCTCGTACGCGAGGCCGGGCGACGGTTGATGGAGGCGGGTGCCCTGGCAGTGCCGGACGACGTCTTCTGGCTCACCCTCGCCGAACTGGTCGACCTCGGCATCCGCGCGGACGCCGGCGAGACCCTGCCGCGTCGCGTCGAGGCGATCGCCACCCGCCGGGCCACCTGGCGCGGGCAGGCGCTGGCCACTCCGCCGCAGTACCTGCCGGAGAGCCGCGCGATGAAGGCGTGGGAGAGCTTCCTGCCCGCCCGCGAACAGGAAGAAGGGCCGGTCCTCAAGGGCACCACCGGCTCGGGTGGCCGCGTCACCGGTCACGCCCGGGTGCTGAAGGGGCCGGCGGACTTCGCGTCGTTCGTGCCCGGCGAGATCCTGGTGGCCTCGATCACCACCCCCGCGTACACGCCGCTCTTCGCCCAGGCCGCGGCCGTGGTGACCGACGTCGGCGGCGTGCTGAGCCATGGGTCGATCGTGGCGCGCGAGTTCGGCATCCCGGCCGTCCTCGGCACCGGAGCGGCCACCAAGCGCATCGCCACCGGCGATCTGATCACCGTGGACGGAATCGCCGGCCACGTGCTGCTGGAGGGGGCTTCAGCGCCGCAGCCGGACACGCGTCGGTCAAGGACGCCGATGGTCGCCGCGACAGTGGCGGCGATCGGGGTGACGGTGATCGGGGCCCTGGTGGTCAGATCGCGGCGACAGCGGTGA